From Pleurodeles waltl isolate 20211129_DDA chromosome 1_1, aPleWal1.hap1.20221129, whole genome shotgun sequence, a single genomic window includes:
- the LOC138289414 gene encoding uncharacterized protein, with protein sequence MCPRYNRDLKWQFHVQTEPLTQQHPPQTEPLTHQPPPETQALTQQPPPETQTLTQQPPPETEPLTQEPPPETEPLTQQPPPQTEPLTQQPPPQTEPLTQQPPPQTEPLTQQPPPQTEPLTQQPPPETEPPTQQPPPQTEPLTQQPPPETQALTQQSPPETEPLTQQPPPQTERLTQPPPQTEPLTQQPPPETQALTQQHPQTEPLTQQAPPETQALTQQPPPETQALTQQPPPETEPLTQQPPPQTEPLTQKPTPQTEPLTQQPPPETEPLTQQPHPKLNP encoded by the coding sequence GCCCCCGCTATAACCGAGACCTCAAATGGCAATTTCATGTGCAAACTGAACCTCTGACTCAACAGCACCCACCCCAAACTGAACCTCTGACTCATCAGCCCCCACCCGAAACTCAAGCCCTGACTCAACAGCCCCCACCCGAAACTCAAACCCTGACTCAACAGCCCCCACCCGAAACTGAACCCCTGACTCAAGAGCCCCCACCTGAAACTGAACCTCTGACtcaacagcccccaccccaaacTGAACCCCTGACtcaacagcccccaccccaaacTGAACCCCTGACtcaacagcccccaccccaaacTGAACCTCTGACTCAACAGCCCCCACCCCAGACTGAACCTCTGACTCAACAGCCCCCACCCGAAACTGAACCCCCGACtcaacagcccccaccccaaacTGAACCTCTGACTCAACAGCCCCCACCCGAAACTCAAGCCCTGACTCAACAGTCCCCACCCGAAACTGAACCCCTGACtcaacagcccccaccccaaacTGAACGCCTGACTCAGCCCCCACCCCAAACTGAACCTCTGACTCAACAGCCCCCACCCGAAACTCAAGCCCTGACTCAACAGCACCCCCAAACTGAACCCCTGACTCAACAGGCCCCACCCGAAACTCAAGCCTTGACTCAACAGCCCCCACCCGAAACTCAAGCCCTGACTCAACAGCCCCCACCCGAAACTGAACCTCTGACtcaacagcccccaccccaaacTGAACCCCTGACTCAAAAGCCCACACCCCAAACTGAACCCCTGACTCAACAGCCCCCACCCGAAACTGAACCTCTGACTCAACAGCCCCACCCGAAACTGAACCCCTGA